A window of the Apostichopus japonicus isolate 1M-3 chromosome 8, ASM3797524v1, whole genome shotgun sequence genome harbors these coding sequences:
- the LOC139971227 gene encoding uncharacterized protein codes for MASSESESLFSFEVAVEYLRVDAATVACRFPAVAIRLLDFPTLLIPNLEKDERDRFKTSFLFDSYEELPLRFKELLDSRGNFQFNKGKSCMFKFDLTALHDHLQNVPLYAMITDLWGDVAKLVGVSTIPLSDIIARMKNDVQLKGLSYPSVHGQKDTFPVFNLMGSQVGVVSLGYRLLSLGTSLIPHIPASSILQGSKQDGRESSRDVDLSLPRKQPIDHVGDISKEAVKETPHPQHYLQQKADPETCIISGDIDRQNPNYLTNSAGKIQQDLEHNHQETQTNFKRDKDSRGTRRVHVNEYTDVGVVSNTHCPPPLIFNAQWDSKVKKSSTVPERNRYDHDKRQFSVEEPSWSDSSESYPSKSVELNYRLQDVSPEKVRKVVKRSTGKRLDQMPPQSTNKAPHQDLVRSETAMTGGRTLPILTALLKELSILTGASSENEFQKGMEEFLMESKENIEPSLLDHEHESHNYSSTPGYKAQPDAGQAPYHQKHQSCRHKHCAKPSKPVPSTKGWLRQEPVFNKRETKLHFKMTYSQKLRLKKNNPEMLKTIEAEEERQSLLRNVEYSQEKTRINQKRKTRAKYSRSSSVHSYVSHPPDEPTAVARLRNLKGGTFKLPSRGRPPVPTPRISPTFEEQDDIILGQNKEQEPSVDKHGDFPPRSQHDRYDLTSSEKSSRSIEVFIPNPSLLESDADSGSEEEYLDNQEQEKKATSERKGAEVHPRIPGILTESPESESKGRVSRQGSNQSNHSQGSGGSHSHRGSYSDDSFDDSKSSYHTPRDESDDDQRKDEGERKDEEKRRNEEERLEMRSDEGTGSLSVSVSPEFTSITPESQKDILSENDQTPVVHNDTDNSDHEEQSRDIKQRLLKMQENLEFEKVKSITKGRGSEHLPPSVSSRLELPRPPLSSTSPIPQPRNPQSKIVMTKPMSLNDDMYGESVEVNLPSDLSTSFDSHDQRPRVNPLESSQDGIRDSSINQSDRFKSLDVIQSESEDIDEDEQNDSKDDAYSEDFVSDFEDSDN; via the exons ATGGCCTCTTCGGAAAGTGAGAGCCTATTCTCTTTTGAAGTGGCCGTGGAATACCTTCGTGTTGATGCTGCTACTGTAGCATGTCGTTTCCCTGCTGTGGCTATACGTCTACTGGACTTTCCAACATTACTAATTCCCAACTTGGAAAAAGACGAGCGAGACCGTTTTAAAACATCCTTTCTGTTCGATTCATATGAGGAACTTCCTCTGAGATTTAAAGAATTACTAGATTCTAGAGGTAACTTTCAATTTAATAAAGGAAAATCCTGCATGTTTAAATTTGACCTGACTGCACTTCATGATCATTTGCAAAATGTACCATTGTATGCCATGATAACAGACCTGTGGGGTGATGTGGCCAAGCTTGTCGGTGTAAGCACCATCCCATTATCTGACATTATTGCCCGCATGAAAAATGACGTGCAGTTAAAGGGTTTGTCTTATCCATCTGTCCATGGTCAGAAAGACACTTTCCCTGTTTTCAACTTAATGGGGTCTCAAGTAGGGGTCGTTAGTTTGGGATATAGGTTGCTAAGCTTAGGCACAAGTCTGATTCCACACATACCAGCTTCTTCCATCTTACAAGGGAGTAAACAAGATGGACGTGAAAGCAGCAGAGATGTTGATCTAAGCCTTCCCAGAAAGCAACCAATTGACCATGTAGGTGATATAAGTAAGGAGGCTGTGAAAGAAACCCCTCACCCTCAGCATTATTTGCAACAAAAAGCCGATCCAGAAACATGCATAATATCAGGTGATATCGACCGACAGAATCCAAATTATTTGACAAATTCAGCTGGTAAAATTCAACAAGACCTTGAGCATAATCATCAGGAAACGCAAACAAACTTTAAGCGAGACAAAGACAGTAGAGGTACAAGACGGGTCCATGTGAATGAATATACTGACGTTGGAGTAGTTAGTAATACACATTGTCCTCCCCCATTGATATTTAATGCGCAATGGGAttcaaaagtaaagaaaagtTCAACAGTTCCTGAGAGGAATCGTTATGATCATGATAAGAGACAGTTTTCTGTTGAAGAACCAAGCTGGAGTGACTCTTCAGAATCTTATCCTAGTAAGTCTGTAGAACTAAATTATAGGCTACAAGACGTATCACCCGAGAAAGTACGTAAAGTTGTGAAACGATCAACAGGAAAGAGATTGGATCAAATGCCTCCTCAGTCTACAAATAAAGCTCCACATCAAGACTTGGTAAGATCTGAAACGGCCATGACAGGTGGGAGGACTCTACCAATTTTAACTGCCCTTTTGAAAGAATTATCTATTTTAACTGGGGCAAGTTCAGAAAATGAATTTCAGAAAGGTATGGAGGAATTTCTGATGgaaagtaaagaaaacattGAACCTTCACTTTTGGATCATGAGCATGAGAGTCACAATTATAGTAGCACTCCAGGGTACAAAGCTCAACCCGATGCAGGCCAGGCTCCTTATCACCAAAAGCATCAATCGTGCAGACACAAACATTGTGCAAAGCCATCGAAACCAGTCCCATCCACCAAGGGCTGGTTGAGACAAGAACCTGTCTTCAACAAGAGGGAGACAAAACTTCATTTTAAGATGACTTACTCTCAAAAGCTGAGACTGAAGAAAAATAATCCAGAAATGTTAAAGACTATAGAGGCGGAGGAAGAGAGGCAGTCGTTGCTAAGGAATGTAGAATATAGCCAGGAGAAGACAAGAATAAACCAGAAGAGGAAAACAAGGGCGAAATATTCCAGATCTTCATCAGTGCACTCATACGTCTCCCATCCTCCCGATGAACCAACAGCTGTTGCAAGACTCCGGAATTTGAAAG GAGGTACGTTCAAGTTACCATCAAGAGGCAGGCCACCAGTACCAACGCCAAGGATATCCCCTACATTTGAGGAACAAGATGACATAATACTAGGGCAGAACAAGGAACAAGAACCGTCAGTAGATAAGCATGGTGATTTTCCTCCCCGTTCTCAACATGACAGATATG ATCTAACTTCCAGTGAGAAGAGTAGCAGAAGCATCGAAGTATTTATTCCAAATCCATCTTTATTGGAGTCAGATGCAGACAGTGGAAGTGAAGAAGAATACCTTGACAATCAGGAGCAGGAAAAGAAAGCCACAAGTGAAAGAAAAGGCGCAGAAGTCCATCCAAGAATCCCTGGTATTCTAACGGAATCTCCAGAATCAGAGAGCAAAGGTCGCGTTTCTCGTCAGGGTTCGAACCAGTCCAATCATTCTCAGGGATCCGGAGGTTCTCATAGTCACAGAGGAAGCTACTCTGATGACAGTTTTGACGATTCGAAAAGTAGTTACCACACTCCAAGAGATGAAAGTGATGACGACCAGAGGAAAGACGAAGGGGAGAGGAAAGACGAAGAGAAGAGGAGAAATGAAGAGGAGAGGTTGGAGATGAGATCAGATGAAGGAACAGGATctctttctgtttctgtttctcCTGAGTTTACTAGTATTACTCCTGAATCTCAAAAGGATATCTTGTCAGAGAATGATCAAACTCCTGTTGTTCATAATGATACCGATAACAGCGATCACGAAGAACAAAGTAGAGATATCAAACAAAGGTTACTAAAGATGCAGGAAAATTTAGAATTTGAAAAGGTCAAAAGTATCACCAAGGGCAGAGGAAGTGAACACCTTCCTCCATCAGTCTCATCGAGATTAGAACTACCCCGGCCTCCTCTTTCATCTACGTCACCCATCCCACAACCGAGGAACCCTCAGTCAAAGATCGTGATGACGAAACCGATGAGTCTTAACGACGATATGTACGGCGAGTCTGTCGAGGTCAATCTACCGTCGGATTTGTCAACATCCTTTGATTCTCACGATCAGAGGCCTCGCGTTAATCCTCTTGAGTCATCTCAAGATGGGATTAGAGATAGTAGTATTAATCAGAGTGATAGATTTAAGAGCTTGGATGTCATCCAATCAGAGTCAGAGGATATCGATGAAGATGAGCAAAATGATAGCAAGGACGATGCTTACTCTGAAGATTTTGTGTCAGATTTTGAAGACAGTGACAACTGA